The bacterium genomic sequence GGCCAGCAGGCCGTGCTTGGAGACCCTGCCCAGTATCTGCGAGGAAACATTGGCCTGATACGGCGGATCTGCCAGCACGATGTCATATTTTCCGCCGGAGGAAGACACAAAGTCCAGCGCGTCCTGGATCACCACTCGGGCTTTATCCTGGACCTTCAGCATTTCCAGGTTCTGGCGGATCAGTCCGGCCGTGGCCCGGTCGGCCTCCACCATGGTGGCCATGGCCGCTCCCCGGGACAAGGCTTCGATCCCCAGGGCTCCGCCCCCGGCGTAGATGTCCAGCACATTTTTTCCGGATACCAGATCGCCAAGGACATTGAATATCACGCCCCGCAACAAGCCGCTGGAAGGACGGACCTGTTTCCCTTCCGGGGTTTTCAATATCCGGCCCCGGTATTCGCCGGCAATGATTTTAAGCATATTACTTTGAGTGAATATGTATATTTTTTATTAGGAAGCCAGGAGACCATGAACATCCAACTTTGTTAACACTGATATTTTCCTGTATTCCTGGTTTCCTTATAAGAGCCTATCGATAAAAATCAGAACTCGCTTCCCAGGGTAAAGGAGACCACCGGGTTCCTGGCAATGACCGAAAGATCGGTGGGCCAGGCCACGTCAACCCGGATCAGGAAGGGATACAGGTTTATCCGTCCTCCGGTGCCGATGGATGCCTTAAGGTCGTCAAGTTTGACCAGGGCCCG encodes the following:
- the rsmD gene encoding 16S rRNA (guanine(966)-N(2))-methyltransferase RsmD codes for the protein MLKIIAGEYRGRILKTPEGKQVRPSSGLLRGVIFNVLGDLVSGKNVLDIYAGGGALGIEALSRGAAMATMVEADRATAGLIRQNLEMLKVQDKARVVIQDALDFVSSSGGKYDIVLADPPYQANVSSQILGRVSKHGLLAPGGILVIQHHRAEKIDVQTQGLALWKCKKHGKSSVEFYTVNDEQSAITE